The Pasteurella multocida genome contains a region encoding:
- a CDS encoding riboflavin synthase — MFTGIVQGTAKIVSIQDKANFRTQIVKMPQEMLKGLEIGASVANNGVCLTVTEINQDCVSFDLMAETLRITNLGELQPGDLVNIERAMQMGSEIGGHILSGHVYCTASVKQIFSSENNRQIWFELPDMATMKYILPKGFIAIDGISLTIGEVKGQTFCVNLIPETLNRTLIGTREVGDKVNIEIDPQTQAIVDTVERYLSTKQQ; from the coding sequence ATGTTTACAGGTATTGTTCAAGGAACTGCAAAAATTGTTTCTATTCAAGACAAAGCTAATTTTAGAACACAGATCGTGAAAATGCCACAAGAAATGCTGAAAGGATTAGAAATTGGTGCTTCAGTTGCGAATAATGGCGTATGTTTGACGGTAACAGAGATTAATCAAGATTGTGTTAGTTTTGATTTAATGGCAGAAACATTACGTATTACAAATTTAGGCGAGTTACAGCCGGGTGATTTAGTGAATATTGAACGCGCGATGCAAATGGGCAGTGAAATTGGTGGGCATATTTTATCGGGGCATGTGTATTGTACGGCGAGTGTGAAGCAGATTTTCAGTTCAGAAAATAATCGCCAGATTTGGTTCGAATTACCGGATATGGCAACCATGAAATATATTTTACCTAAAGGCTTTATTGCGATTGATGGAATTAGCTTAACTATTGGTGAAGTGAAAGGACAAACATTTTGCGTTAATTTGATTCCTGAAACGTTGAATCGTACCTTGATTGGTACGCGTGAAGTGGGGGATAAAGTGAATATTGAGATTGATCCACAAACGCAAGCGATTGTGGATACAGTAGAGCGTTATTTGAGCACAAAACAGCAATAA
- a CDS encoding MATE family efflux transporter, with translation MKFIDFSAYKVEAKKLLLIALPILLAQIAQNSMGLVDTIMSGRVSSADMAAISVGASIWFPLVLFGHGLLLALPPTISYLNGSGKRDQIAHQVRQGIWIILFSCLPLGILIYYSNLVFDYMQVEDHLKEITIGYLHAMIWGLPAYLLMINFRCLNDGIAKTKPAMVITFLGLGLNIPLNYIFIYGKLGIPAFGAVGCGIATAIVNWFMCILMIAYCKNARNQRDLKVFAKILEKPNFTTLKKLLNLGFPIAVALFCEVALFALTALLLSPLGTDIVASHQIALNTSSFLFMLPMSLGMAATILVGQRLGEGAADKAKQVSYSALIVGLLIAVITATLTVIFRVEIAEIFVKDRDVIAMAGTLLLIAALYQFSDTVQVVAGGALRGYKDTKAILYITLFCYWVVGMPMGYTLARTDLLMPALGAEGFWIGFVVSLTIAATLLMIRMRKIQAQPDAILFAKLEKLK, from the coding sequence ATGAAATTTATAGATTTTAGTGCTTATAAAGTGGAAGCAAAAAAATTATTGCTTATTGCCCTCCCGATCTTACTGGCACAAATTGCCCAAAACTCAATGGGGTTAGTTGATACCATCATGTCTGGACGCGTCAGTTCGGCAGATATGGCAGCAATTTCAGTGGGCGCATCCATTTGGTTCCCCTTAGTGCTGTTTGGTCACGGACTTCTACTAGCGCTCCCACCAACGATCTCCTATCTCAATGGCTCAGGCAAACGCGATCAGATTGCCCATCAAGTACGACAAGGTATTTGGATTATTTTATTTAGTTGCCTACCTTTAGGTATTCTCATTTATTATAGCAACCTCGTTTTTGACTATATGCAAGTGGAAGATCATCTCAAAGAGATCACTATTGGCTATTTACATGCAATGATTTGGGGCTTGCCCGCTTATTTACTGATGATTAATTTTCGTTGCTTAAATGATGGTATTGCGAAAACCAAACCAGCTATGGTGATCACGTTTTTAGGCTTAGGTTTAAATATTCCACTCAATTATATTTTTATTTATGGAAAACTTGGTATCCCCGCCTTTGGTGCGGTGGGATGTGGTATTGCGACCGCCATTGTGAACTGGTTTATGTGTATTTTGATGATCGCCTATTGTAAAAATGCACGTAATCAACGTGACCTTAAAGTCTTTGCCAAAATCCTAGAAAAACCTAATTTTACTACCTTAAAAAAACTCCTCAACTTAGGTTTCCCGATTGCTGTCGCCTTATTCTGCGAAGTGGCACTGTTCGCCCTTACCGCCTTGCTATTATCCCCATTAGGTACGGATATCGTTGCAAGCCATCAAATTGCATTGAATACCAGCTCCTTCTTGTTTATGCTTCCTATGTCATTAGGTATGGCAGCAACCATTCTAGTAGGACAGCGTTTAGGTGAAGGCGCAGCCGATAAGGCGAAACAGGTATCCTACTCCGCCTTAATTGTCGGCTTACTGATTGCTGTCATCACGGCGACATTAACGGTCATCTTCCGTGTTGAGATTGCTGAAATTTTTGTCAAAGATCGAGATGTGATTGCGATGGCTGGCACACTCCTTTTAATTGCTGCCCTTTATCAATTCTCTGATACCGTTCAAGTCGTAGCCGGCGGTGCATTACGTGGCTATAAAGATACAAAAGCTATCTTATACATTACACTCTTTTGTTATTGGGTAGTGGGTATGCCAATGGGCTATACCTTAGCTCGTACAGATCTGTTGATGCCTGCTCTAGGGGCGGAAGGTTTTTGGATTGGCTTTGTTGTCAGCCTAACTATTGCCGCTACGCTGTTGATGATCAGAATGCGCAAAATCCAAGCTCAACCAGATGCCATTTTATTTGCTAAACTTGAGAAATTAAAATAA